From the Trifolium pratense cultivar HEN17-A07 linkage group LG4, ARS_RC_1.1, whole genome shotgun sequence genome, the window AGAGTCCACACGCTCGGGTTGAGTAGCCTGCTCAAATTGGCTAGCAGGTTCGAATGTTAAATCTGAAAAAAGGTTTTCCTCATCTTCCCTCAAGTTCTCCCCCTGAAGATGAGGTTTACTAAAATAGCTCTCATGTTCATTGAAGGTAACATCCCTAGACACGAAGAATTTTTTGGATGGAGGGTGATAACACTTATATCCTTTTTGTATAGAAGAGTACCCTACAAAGACACACTTTAAGGCTCTAGGGTCAAGTTTTCCCCTATCTGTACTATGAATATGAACATATGAAACACACCCAAATATTCTTGGTTTGAGATTATTTGTTGTAGACAGACACGGGTAGAAGGAGGATAAGGCATCCATAAGACTCTTTGATTCTAGAACTCTAGTGGGTAGCCTATTAATCAGGTGAGTTGCAGTGAGGACAGCTTCTCCCCAAAAGGACTTTGGGAcattattttgaaataaaagggCTCGGGTCTGATTGAGAAGGTGCCCATTTTTCCTTTCCGCCACttcattttgttgtggtgttttAACACAAGAAGACTCGTGGATAATGCcctctttttgacaaaaagaaTTAAGTACATTATTGAAATAGTCTTTGGCATTATCTGATCTAAGTCTCTTGATGTTAGCgccaaattgattttttatcatggagtgaaaatttaaaaaaatggagcTGACCTCAGATTTATGTTTAAGCAAAAACACCCATGTGACACGGGTGCAATCATCTATGAAAGTTACAAACCACTTAGCACCAGACACATTTGGAACATTAGAGGGACCCCACACATCAGTATGAACAAGATAAAAAGGAAAAGTACTTATTTTATTGCTCATTGGAAATGATACACGCTTGTGTTTAGCAAGCTCACACACCTCACAATGAAGACTCTCAACATCTAACTTAGAGAAAAAAGAAGgaaataacatttttattatttggaaGGAAGGATGTCCTAAACGACAATGATAAAGGAGAATTTTTTCCTTGTTTTTCCTAATAGCTAATTTTGGAATATGGAGAACATTTTTTAGGGTCATTGAATGATTAATTTGTACATCCCCTTGGCCAGCAACAGTTATAAGAGTGCCGTCAGCAGTGGCAATTTTCTTGTTGCTTGGACACGGAGAATAGGTACAAAAATGGCGAGGTAAAGGTGTCATGTGGTCAGTGGCTCCGGAGTCTAATATCCAACAGTGGTTAAAGGATGCATCTGAGACATTTAATCCAAAAGAAATTGGAAGCTTATCATAATTAAGAGATAAAAGTTTACCTGAATATGCCAAGGAGCTGGAACCTGATGGTTTCTCTAGTTTACTCAAAAAATTCTTCATTTTCTCAATTTCCTCCTGGTTAAAGTACACAGTTTCAGCAGATTTATTCCCTTCAGCAGCCATGTGGGTATATCCTCCTTTTCTTTGGAAGCTCCCTTTGTGTCCCCATGCTTTATCTCTATTTTGTGGTTTTCCATGCAACTTCCAGCAATTTTCCCTAATATGACGAGGCTTGTGACAATAGGTACACCGAGTATCATCACCTTTCCTCTCAATATTTGTTGATTCTCCCTTTCTTCGGTCAACACTCATTGTTGTATCCTCTCCTTTGTTAAGATCAGCCATCATAGCTGAATTCTCAATTATTGAAGTGTCTAACATCAGACTCCTTCTGCTTTCTTCGCTTCTCACAATGGCTATCACTTCATTAAAGCTTGGAACTTCCTGTTTTCCCAATATTTGAATTCTAACTTGGTCAAATTCAGAGTTCAAACCAACCAGAAAGTCATACACCCTGTCTTGCTCAATGAACTTCTTCAGAATTGCTGAATCTGCAGAGCACCGAGTCTTTATGACCCTATAATGATCAAGTTCCATCCATAGTGCCTTTAGCTGATTGGCATAATCAGTGACAGTTTTGTTTCCTTGCTTTGCTGCCAAAGTTTTCACCTTTACTTCATACACTTGAGCAGCATCTTTGGCTTTGGAATAACTTTCCTCCATAGCATCCCAAATCTCCTTTGTTGTACTTAGAAACATGCACGTGTCACTGATGTCCGGATCCATGGAGTTCCACAGCCATGCCATGATCCTTGAATCTTCCTCATCCCATTTGGTAAAGTTGGGATCATTCTCCTTTGGTGCAGCATCCATTATATGCTTCACTTTTCCCTTTCCTTTCAAGATTGTTTTAATGAGTTGAGACCATTTGAGATAATTTTTCTCATTCAGCCTATAAGCAGAATGAATATTCTGCAATTCTCCAGGATTTTGAGAAGGGACATCTCCTGTCTCAGATTTGGTCTTCTCCTCAGGGGTTCCAGATCCAGACATTGTAGAATAAAAGAAGGGAAAAATTGATGGTTTGAAATCCAATTCCACCAATAGAAACTGCAGTAGCAGTTTAAGAAACTATGTGCTAAAAAATGCACAGAAATTCGCAACAGCAATGAAGGCTGGCGTTTTTAGGGTTTCAGCATGCAGCGGACAGAGGCACCCAGAACGGATGCTCTGGTACCATGTAAGAAATTAGGGCTGAATGAATAATTtctgagatatattaacattgAGAGGTACATAGAATATATACACAGTTTCTATGCTAATTAAGGAAGGAACTGAATAAAGGAGATCTCATCTAATCATAATAATTTGTACACTAATAGAAGGGATATTATTTATTTCCTAAATAAACATATTTCTCTAATTATTGCAAGATTTTCCACATGGTGCATagacaaaattaatatgttatctTTCTCTCGTAACATACTTTTtagttttataaatatataacattaattagttttattgaaaaagataaaattaatttcgAACCAAaagtataattgacaaattgtacccttaaaataccaaaattacttgaaaataataaaagtttattttttttccttataatttagaacataaaatagtgattttttttgcttataaattagGACGTTGGGAGTAGTACTAGTATGTATGTAAAGCCTCTCCTAAAAAAAGATGGAGGCTTTATTTTTTTCCACATTGTACTAGTAGAAATATACATCAACAGAATTATTATATTATGAGACTATAAACAAATCCAAAACATCATTGAAACAACATTCACACACAAGAGGATTATTTTTCCATTATAAGAAAAAGCCAAAATGCAAACTGAACATGAAAAATTTTGTGCAACCATTCACATCAAcctaagtgtttttttttttttttttttctcagaaaaagcaaaaaatttaaaagatgcGAGACAAGGGGCAGTGGAGTACCCCACTTTACAATAAAGTAAACATAATGCAAGGGATACGACCTTACTTGAACAGAAAGTCCTTGATTTCTAAAGAGATCAGAACATAATACAAGGGATATTGATGTCTTTTCAAGCTTGCCTTATATCCATAACCAGCTTCTAACTTTGATCAATTCAGCTAAGTAGCATACCATTATAAGAAATCTGAATCTTATGTATCCATAAAGACCATAAGATACAAATTAAACCATGAAAACATGGTTAACAGTTATTACTTCTCAGAATTCATGACCTTTTGACTCATATAGATGAAAGACATATCAATACAAAGAACTAAACATGGCAACAATATACAAACTCACATTTCAGATTTATGCTAATTATGCAGCCAAAATTGGAGCCCTCTTATGCCCTATAAAATGCTGCTTAAGCATATGATAGTTATTTCTATAGTGTTCAAGTGAGAAACATAGTTGCCGAATTGCCTCACGCTTTTCTTCCGCTGCTTCTGAGATCTCCATTTTTTGCCTCTCGACCTGTTCCTCGAGTTCCTTAGCTGTTGTTTTCATCTCTTCTATTTGTCTATGTGCTTCTTCCATTCCAGTAATCAGTTGGACATGTTCCATATGTAATTCGTTCAAATGGCGGTCGAGACTTTCAACCCTACTGTCTCTCGAGTTTACATCTACCTTGAGTGAACCTATTTCTACATTGAGATTATCTCTCTCTAATTTCAAGGTGTCAAAGCTTACATTGAGTTCTTTTATGTTGTTCTCTCTCTGCTCAATTTCTGCTTTTAGCAACTCGATTCTATTTTTCAATTCTGCCTCAATCTCTATCTTTTCAGATTGAATATTTCTGATCTCCTCTTCAAAAGATCGACCACGACATTCCCATTCTCTGATCAGCTCTTTTAAATGTGTCTGTTCCTCCAACAACTTCGACATTTCAGACTTCAAATTAGCTTTCTCAGGGAAGATTTTCTGCTCAGCATCCGATACAGCTGTTTTCAAGTCCCTGATTTCATGATCCCTGTCCGATAAACTAGTCTTTAACCTAGCAAGTCTTTCTTGGAGTTTGGTGCTCTCTCTTTTCTCGCTGTTGAATTTGGTTTTCCAAGTAGAAATGTCCTTTCGAGCTGAGTCAAGTTGATCCTGCAGCTGCTGAATTCTTTCCGAGGATTTATTTACCTCGATTTTCAGTGAAGCAACTTGCGTTTCGGAAGCCTTGAGATTTTCTTTGGTGATTCGAAGCTCCTCCGTGAGTGACGCAGTTTCACTACTTGGCTCAAACAATTCCTTATATGCACCATCAATGTTTTCTTCAACCTCAACTTCCTTGAGTTCCACGGCTTCATCTTTAGTTGATGATAATTCAACACCGGCATTGATATTTTCTGAATCCAAGTATCTGAAGTTTTTGAGTTCAGTCTTTAGTTTAGTGATTTCTTCTTCTGAAAGTCTTAACTTTACGTTAGCAGTCATCAGTTCTTGTTCATATGCATTAATTTTGACATAGACATCATCGGCATTCTCAATTCTTGTTCCGCTGGATGAAACCTCGGAATGTTCTCCTTCTTGTGTCCATAGCTTTTCTTTTACCTCACGGAGTTCATTTTCCAACTCAGTTATTCTTCTGTTCATCCCTGGATCACTACCATTCCGCGAGAAAGCTGAATAATTATTGACCGATGAATCATCAGATTCCTCATCAGAATCTGTCATGGTCGAGGTCTCATCTCCGTCTTTTTGGTTTATATCAGACACATTTCCACCAGATCCAAGAAAGAAATCAAACCCAGCAGCTCGGTTAGTAGATTTACGTTGGGCCACATTTAGAGAGGGCAAATTCGAGGACGGTTCAGAGCCCGTGTCTGAAAAACCTGAGCCTTGAGATTGGATATCAGATTGTACATTCTTCCGCAATTCTCCAGTCACATGATCATAACGTTCGGCCAATGATCGGTAACCACGGTAGAACTCCTCAACCAAAGCAACCAATTCTGGCCGCTTCTTGTAATACATTTCAGCTTTTCTGGCGAATGAATCTGCATCCTCTTCGATCAGCTTCAACATTCGTTTTATATTCCGGTCCATCTCTGATGTTAAACATAATTTTGTCATAATGGTATGGTTTACATGATTAACATTCTACTTACGAATAAAACAATCAATAAATAGGCTTATCTAAAACGAGAAAATAATCATTTAAACCAGAATTATGAGACGGTTGTTACCAGTTAGAAACATACTGATTGAAGAATTATCATTTAAATCACGAATTCCCCCTATCCTTCCAAATATTAATCTTTTCTGAAAAAAAATCACCATATTTAATTTCTAGTTTTTCCTCGGAATTCATGAAACACTAGAACCTAACAAAAGTTATGAAGGTAGCAGCATATAACTATCAAAAGGAGAACTTTGCGGGGCTCTGGGCATTATATTTGATATCCTACCTAGTTGATAGTCATTTTTTATAGTTCGATATTTAGGGTCTTAACCCCTTCGGTTCTCAAGGGAAGGGGCTCTGGAATTCAGctgtgaggtaagtaaagtttggCAAATGATTGTTCTAGCCAAGATTTAAATTAGGATCCTCCGGAACGATTTTTCATTAACTTGAGCTCGTTAACCACTTGAGTTCACTCACTTGGTTTGTCAATTACTTAAAATTAACACAAGAGCATATCATTTGTTATTGGTAGGTTTACCTTCAAGATTTTCAAAAAGCCATTTAGAATTCTTAGGACTAATATGACTATCCCACCACCAAGAATGTGACTTCCTTGATTCCAACCTCTTCATTTGCTTGCTAGAATTAACCtaattataacaaaataatCAACCATTATCATATGCAAATCAATTCAATATCATAATCAACACATGCAAGTTCCATAACACTTACCCCAGATGCAGCCATTTTCCAGAGCAACTACTAACcctgatattattatattataaaccCAAATCAGGAAACATATACAAAATGATTAATCAACTTTAAGATGCATTTAAAAACCTAcatacaattaaaaaataaatatgatattaaTGTGGACCCCACTTAAATGGGCCTGTATTCCACCGACTCAGGCCCAGAAACAAAAACCAGCGAAATTGGAACAAAAGAAACGACAAGAAATGCATGAGTTTCGCGCGGagagttttaaaaataaaaaataaattaaattcacaaagtaattttttaccatttttaattttgtattattattattattattattattattattattattttcagaaaCAACTAGATACAGCTATATGCACGCGTCGTAGCGCGTAATCACCGCTGCAAAACGTGGTTGTTGACTGGTTGGTTagttaaacaaattttattttatttccaaattttaaaattgaaattaaaataatttacgtgatgaaaaaaacaaaaattgtaacTGTTTATGACTATGTAGTTGACAAACAAAATTGttgtaatatttataatttattgattGAATTTGTCGAAAAATACAAAACTTGTGTTTTCTTAGGACAATTGATAAAGATAAGAACACTATGCCAAGGGAAAgggatttcatttcatttcataaaataaaacaaaattaattattaatgaaaCATATATGTCATCAGACAAGTACAAAAACAACcgaattttgtaaaaataaataaataatcggaagagaaaataatttgtggaaattatagaaaaaattgaagTGAATTTGAGATAAATGAAAGAGTTTAGTTACCTGAAAAAAGGAGGTGTTTGGATGAAGTAGAAGAAGCAATGGatctgagagagagagagagagagagagagagagagggagcgTATAAGAAAGAAagtgttaaataaataaaaatacgaaGGTGATGGATGGAGGGTGTAGTTGTATTGTAGAGTGGGGAcagaaaggaaaaagaaagaaggaaggaaggaaggaaggaaaGTCTACTGTTTCCTTCTATTTAATGTCCCCATTAACATCCCATTACTTCTTTCCCTTCCATgtttctctctcactctctctttAGTTCTTTAGTCAATTACCTCTTTATTGAAAAACTAATAATTCTTCTTCTCCAAATAAATATCACCAATTCTGAGAATTAGTTCGGTTGATTGAGAAATcgtattatattttatttagttttaattataagatcatttttattttttaagtcgATTGAAATGTTAATGTATCTAAATTATAATATagtttaaatacattaattttttaatgtatttaaaaagtaaaagtaATCTTATAATTAAGATCGGACGAAGTATATATAAAGATTGGTCATTGAATTTCGGATACTTCACTTATTCAATTCAAAATGTGAAATTATAGCTATTTGGATATttgacaaacaaaacaaaaatcacaaatttgcagtgttttacttatatatttcattttaattatattttctaatgATAAATGATAACTATGTGAGCATAGCTTAGTTGATAGTGACACCGCATTATGTATATATAGATTAATGTTCAAGCTCTGAATCTGTCATTTATTCAATTTAAAGGGTGGATTTATAACAACTAatctacttaacaaaaaaaatactacatatgattttttttatataagagaCAACTAGATCAATAAAAATCGATGTATTTGAACAAAATTGATGTAACTCGACTGACTATATTACAACCggatacatcaatttttattgatctagttgtttcttataataaaaatcggAGGGATATAAGATGTTATGGATGGACATGTGCAAAAGTCAAACTATGagaattattttgataaaattggaTTAATTAGATTCTCACATTTTCACGCATCGGTAGTTTTCATCAAGATCAAATTGTTCAGATTAAACTTAGGGTATGTTAAATAATAGTGTCCTTGTGACACTttttaagcatactaaaaaagaaaattaatgataaagttaaagtaagaaatatgactttttatatttttaaggtaTTAAAAGCATaagtttcaaaatattttttttttattagtatgcttaactagtgcgcTAAaaacactgtttaacattttccaaatttttatattattcaatgcaaattttctatatttagataCAGACGATCACTAATATCTTGAATACGTCATTCAAGTGATGGTGATatacttcttcaaaaaaagtgATGGTGATACATAATCCACTTTTGAGACACATATTAACCAAAGAAAAGTTGATCAAGTTGATACGAATTGAGCTCGTATTTTATATCCATTTCGACTTTAGAACATGTTGTCGATGTGAGAACCTCGTAGGTGAATAATCAATATGAATATATGTTATCGAGTTGTGTTTTAGGTAATTCAATCTCACTTCATATTAGGTAATCAGATCAAAGGACACatacacaacacaatagaagaTTTGTGCTCTTGACACAACAAATCCATTCCTTTCCATCTCTCTTGGCGTGGACTGTCAAATTGATTTCAAAGTACGATCCTCTGCATTCCTTGTTGGTTATCACGAAGATAGTTACAACCGCTCCCTTTATTTAAGCATGAAGGCTTTTTCCATTTCACCTTATTCTCACACTAACTTGAGCGTCAGAGAGCTAATCTACAAATACATTCACCTAACTGCTTCAAACTGGCCTCACCATCAAAGTCAACCACCTTTGTTCAGATCAGAGCAACTATAGCTTCATGAAATTGTAGCGGTTGAATATTTATCCTATGAAATTTACAAACAAACAAGGGTAATAATAAGACTTGgaacttgttaaaaaaaaatactaagacTTGGAAGTCTGTGGAACTACCAAGGGTAATTGAAAGCAAGTCGGTCAATTGTCATGAAAAGTATTTTTCAAGTTGATAAAAGCAACAAATGTGGTAGGTGGAGAAATTGATATCACCAATAATTTGTTGTCAGTGAAGAACTATTGTGTGTGCCttaaaatttgattgaatttgtcTAAAATGCGAGCCATATGTGGAGCAGGACACAAAGAGTTTTTTGGGCACGGAGTAAAGGTTGAAGTTTATTTTGAAAGTGTGAGGCACATGAGTCCAGTCACAAGGTGCTTGAGGCAGAACCAAGTCATGCTCCACAAGTTTATCTGGGCACTAGCTGCTCCAGGTCATGCGCAAGGTGTTTGCAATGGATATGACATGCAGTTTCTAACATTTTTTAGGCTAATCTCGAGAGATCAACTTGAGAGAATTCTTAGGAATAAAAGGATGGGATTGAGTGCATTTTGAGTGAGATTCTAGGGTTGGAAAACACATTCTAAACATCATAGATAGTGATTATCGTTGAGGATTGAAAAAGGAAATGAGAGAAATTAAGAATTTTCTTGGTGAGAAGTTGAGGATAACTTCTTGGTCATTTTTGTAGCTCTCTTGAAAATGAAAAGAGTAGAAAAAGGGTTTGATCTTGTTGAGTTGATCTAAagctatttttttataactctTTTACATCTCTTGTAAAACTCATTTACAGTGGATTGAAGAGTTCCTCTCTACTAACGTATAgttaacaattttgttgttttggtACATTTGATCTCTTTATCTTGTTATTTACATTATGTTATTTTGCTatacatataattaaatttgttcttttttttttgtcaattagttTACTTGCTagaattttatacttttatagTGAATAAGGAAGAATATTAGTGTTCGAATTTCAGTCCTACATATTACAAGCAACAAGAGGATGATTTAATTCCCTATACTTAGTTAATGGGGCTTGATAATCTATAGTTTTGCTGCAATGTAAGTAAAGtctgccgttaaaaaaaaaattagctaaGAAATGTTCACACAAAGAATCGAACATGAGTTCTTCTGAAGAATTCGTTCTAAGATAAATTCATTAGCACTTGAGCCCAATATCTTAGTTATTTTGCCTTCACATTTCTGATATTTATATATTGATATTGTTTTTTGGACATATATTGAATATTATTTATTCCCTTTTAGTTCTAAAAGGAAATCTCAatcattgtaccaaaaaaaaatctcaatcaTCATATAAAAGGAGATACTATACAAATTTCAAAATTGCCCCTCCTTGCACTTTATCTTCTTTTGCCACATTATTATAtttaagggtaattttgtcttttCATACTAAATTCTAATATACcaactgtaacgacccaaatttattattcactatgtaagtgtttatttatttggtgacgtggcttttaagtaagatagtaactttaagttatttatcgagagttttagttaacgcgcgagtcagtgagagttaacgcgagttgggccaagctattgggcttgaggcccattgggccttgtGAGCTAGGGGGCGCTATTTAGCCCTTGTAGTGAGAGAAAGTCTCACTTTTTGTTGTTCTTGGAgaagtagagagaagggagagcaagaggagagctagggcaaggctTGAAGGAGATATTCGAAGAGCAATCGTCGAGCTTTCGTcggatctaaggtaagagagtagatttcatattcgtgggtgactcgaggaaggggagaatgtcgatttctcctcacccgaacttcctccaccccattttcattttagtgtgaatggattttcttaatggaaatcgattctaaggttcataacatgtttaacatgcttttatcatgatgtatgaatgaatttattggataaaaacggGATTTATagaggattaaactcaagaacattgtgtttttgagtgttttgagtaaaagtgttaaatctctactttttcatagtaaaaatagtagatcggtgaaatgaactgtctttttatgtttatatacatgTTATATGCGTGAAAgcaaacttatttgggatttggaacatcaaaaatgggatttttgggtggatTTATGCTCAAACCTGAAAACAGAGCACCTGTGGCTGGCATACTGGCTGGGCCAGCCTTGCAGCGAGgtctggctttctctggctgaagccagGAAGCCACGGGTTCCTGCTAGCTTtctctggctttctctggctgaagccagGAAGCCACGGGTTCCTGCTAGCTTTCTCTGGCTTTCTTTCGCTCAGCCACCATGACAGACTAGAACttatttttgctgatgtttCTAAGTGCAATTAAAGGTTTGTAACATGTGATTAGAgtattctaacatacaattaggtgtttataaccatgattaattgtattgtgatgatgtgtcgatgaattgttgattatatgtgtggaatataattgttattGATTATGTTGATGATGTGTTGATATATATGTAGttaatgttgttgatgttgttgacGTAATTGTTGAgggatatcgaattatgttattcgataaagacggatattaggatcttgttattctaataaagacggatattaaggtattgattatcttaataaagacggacgttggatagtgttccacgttattgttgatgggctatatgccaattgttgatggatatattcatgagttttgagtgcatgcatcatgaatatttagggatattggcttgtccaataaagacgaatatcgaactatatttgtttgataaagacggatatcggaggtgagatactctgataaagacgatggtaccacatgcattagaggtgtctagaggacatagcatgaatgtgaagcattagattgcattagggattatgtgcgcattttatgatagatgatgtttgacacatacttggtaaatgttgattgttaatccgtatgtgaggagcagagtccgtcataactataaaatgaacaacgcagggtccgtcatgaccataatctgaacaatgtatttgtggtgttagattacattaggaactttatgtatattcctattggtaattgagttatgtgaattatgattgatatttggttataacctttcATAGCTTATGATTGAATGAGATTAATGATGTATGCTTGTAAATGaagaatatgcatgaatgatggtgatgtatatgtataatgtatgattatgcatgtttttatgaagaagtgtttaagtaccatttacttacacttgtatattttgagtatgttgtctaactctcttttatgtgttatgtgctggaccgttgggggtccagattcacaggttttgtggtattcgatgtcgagtcgtcggtgaagctctactctgattgtgacacgggaaagggttgtatttagactatagagtctttatggctttcgatatttatttgtaaaactatacattttgataaatgattattttgtataaacattgtttttactaattaattacattagtactattttgattgaagaatgtaatgctcgaaccatgacttttataataataaactttgattttccgccgcgtatttgaaataaatttataaaggtAGAATTACTTAAATAATGGATTCGGGTGTTACACCAACAAGTGAAACCTAAATATTGACAAACAAGTAAGCTTAGCTCACATGTAATGAGTCAACTCAAAGTTGACACGAGGTCCCCACTAAATGTTATTATCTACCAAAAATTCTAACCTTATTTTGTCTTTTCTTTCTAGGTCATGATAAGTGGTTTATTATcacaaacacaataaaacaactAAACCAACATC encodes:
- the LOC123923299 gene encoding protein NETWORKED 4A-like, which produces MAASGVNSSKQMKRLESRKSHSWWWDSHISPKNSKWLFENLEEMDRNIKRMLKLIEEDADSFARKAEMYYKKRPELVALVEEFYRGYRSLAERYDHVTGELRKNVQSDIQSQGSGFSDTGSEPSSNLPSLNVAQRKSTNRAAGFDFFLGSGGNVSDINQKDGDETSTMTDSDEESDDSSVNNYSAFSRNGSDPGMNRRITELENELREVKEKLWTQEGEHSEVSSSGTRIENADDVYVKINAYEQELMTANVKLRLSEEEITKLKTELKNFRYLDSENINAGVELSSTKDEAVELKEVEVEENIDGAYKELFEPSSETASLTEELRITKENLKASETQVASLKIEVNKSSERIQQLQDQLDSARKDISTWKTKFNSEKRESTKLQERLARLKTSLSDRDHEIRDLKTAVSDAEQKIFPEKANLKSEMSKLLEEQTHLKELIREWECRGRSFEEEIRNIQSEKIEIEAELKNRIELLKAEIEQRENNIKELNVSFDTLKLERDNLNVEIGSLKVDVNSRDSRVESLDRHLNELHMEHVQLITGMEEAHRQIEEMKTTAKELEEQVERQKMEISEAAEEKREAIRQLCFSLEHYRNNYHMLKQHFIGHKRAPILAA